In a genomic window of Wyeomyia smithii strain HCP4-BCI-WySm-NY-G18 chromosome 1, ASM2978416v1, whole genome shotgun sequence:
- the LOC129716844 gene encoding uncharacterized protein LOC129716844 — translation MERGTLHVHFWIPEVNAVSQLIKVQRKKITIPIAGIGQSATQTKGKFSSLVCSRITDYSATVKFLVLPKVTVDLPATSVNMSACKIPADVQLADPAFFKSNPIDLILGAEIFFELFRVPGRIALGDDLPTLVNSVFGWVVTGKNLHCSSQSPIIANVASVADVHQLMERFWKIEEDSTEPCYSLEEAACEEYFRRTVTRTTEGR, via the coding sequence ATGGAACGCGGCACGCTGCACGTGCACTTTTGGATTCCGGAAGTGAATGCTGTTTCGCAACTGATCAAGGTTCAGCGTAAGAAAATTACCATCCCGATTGCGGGTATTGGCCAATCTGCAACTCAAACTAAAGGAAAATTTTCGTCACTAGTCTGCTCTCGTATTACCGATTATTCTGCTACTGTCAAATTTCTCGTACTCCCAAAGGTTACTGTCGATCTCCCAGCAACTTCTGTTAACATGTCAGCATGTAAAATCCCAGCTGATGTGCAACTAGCGGATCCCGCATTCTTCAAATCAAACCCGATCGATCTGATTCTCGGTGCTGAAATATTCTTTGAACTCTTTAGAGTGCCTGGTAGAATTGCCCTTGGCGACGACCTACCAACATTAGTAAATTCCGTTTTCGGTTGGGTAGTCACAGGAAAAAATCTTCATTGCTCCTCCCAATCTCCAATTATCGCAAATGTCGCCTCTGTCGCCGATGTGCATCAGCTAATGGAAAGATTTTGGAAGATTGAGGAAGATAGCACGGAACCGTGTTATTCTCTTGAAGAAGCAGCATGCGAGGAGTACTTTCGACGGACAGTAACTCGTACTACAGAAGGGCGATAA